Proteins encoded by one window of Camelus bactrianus isolate YW-2024 breed Bactrian camel chromosome 9, ASM4877302v1, whole genome shotgun sequence:
- the CXCL17 gene encoding C-X-C motif chemokine 17: MKVLISSLLLLLLLMLMSMVSSSPNPGVARGHRDQRQASGRRLQEGAQECDCKDWFLRASERKLMTVPRLPKKPCPCDRFKGRVKKTRHQRHHRSPNKHSRACQQFLRRCQLASFALPL, translated from the exons ATGAAAGTTCTAAtctcttccctccttctgctGCTGCTACTAATGCTGATGTCCATGGTCTCCAGCAGCCCAAATCCAg GGGTCGCCAGAGGCCACAGGGACCAACGCCAAGCTTCTGGGAGGAGGCTCCAAGAAGGCGCCCAAGAATGTGACTGCAAAG ATTGGTTCCTGAGAGCCTCTGAAAGAAAACTCATGACAGTGCCCCGGCTGCCAAAGAAGCCATGTCCCTGTGATCGTTTCAAGGGCAGGGTGAAGAAAACCA GACACCAAAGACACCACAGGAGTCCAAACAAGCACTCCAGAGCCTGCCAGCAATTTCTCAGACGATGTCAGCTGGCAAGCTTTGCTCTGCCTTTATAG